One genomic region from Marmota flaviventris isolate mMarFla1 chromosome 6, mMarFla1.hap1, whole genome shotgun sequence encodes:
- the Cep57l1 gene encoding centrosomal protein CEP57L1 isoform X1 — MDSELIPSVIGSYIKPPERVFVSSFTKNESELPPKMNQNCHPLNLEVTSPKMFHSPNSQALILALKTLQEKIHRLELERTQAEDNLNILSREAAQYKKALENETNERNLAHQELIKQKKGISLQLRSAQSRCTLLEKQLEYTKRMVLNVEREKNMILEQQAQLQREKEQDQLKLHAKLEKLDVLEKECFRLTTTQKTAEDKIKHLEEKLTEEEHQRKLFQDKASELQTGLEISKILMSSVSKSKLSKEKKKSSEKTKSLKRGPTQQIYSKLRELPFEAEKSAASSANGSMYSLLKMMHHCSQCSLQKPEVTEPRCLYRPTRKTSRYKAVPQDSEKSISICDNLSELLMAMQDELDQMSMEHEELLKQMKETESHSVCDDIECELEHLVKKMEIKGEQISKLRKHQDNVYKLQQKVQNSKMLSNTSVIQREDSNLKGSKNIKNSPRKCLNETNPFQKNNNFHPVQVHNLQMKLRRDDIMWEQ; from the exons ATGGATTCAGAATTAATACCTAGTGTAATAGGAAGCTATATTAAACCTCCAGAAAGAGTATTTGTTTCATCATTCACCAAAAATGAATCAGAATTGCCACCCAAGATGAATCAGAATTGCCACCCTTTGAACTTAGAAGTCACCTCTCCTAAAATGTTTCATAGCCCAAATAGCCAAG CTCTTATTTTGGCCTTAAAAACTCTTCAGGAAAAGATTCATCGTTTAGAGCTGGAGAGAACACAAGCTGAAGATAACCTGAACATTCTTTCTAGAGAAGCAGCGCAGTATAAAAAGGCCTTGGAGaatgaaacaaatgagagaaatcTGGCACACCAGGAACTGATAAAGcagaaaaaag GTATAAGTTTACAGTTACGCTCAGCCCAGTCACGCTGTACTCTTCTAGAGAAGCaactagaatatacaaagagaaTGGTTCTCAATGTAGAACGAGAAAAGAATATGATCTTAGAACAACAG GCCCAGCTTCAAAGGGAAAAAGAACAAGATCAGTTGAAGCTGCATGCAAAACTTGAAAAGCTTGATGTCTTAGAAAAAGAGTGTTTTAGATTGACAACAACTCAGAAAACTGCTGAG gACAAGATTAAACATCTAGAAGAAAAACTTACAGAAGAAGAGCATCAACGTAAGCTGTTTCAAGACAAGGCTTCAGAg CTTCAAACTGGACTTGAAATCAGTAAAATTTTAATGTCTTCAGTTTCAAAATCAAAactctcaaaggaaaaaaagaaatcttctgaG aaaactaaaagtttaaaaagaggaCCAACTCAGCAAATTTATTCAAAGCTTAGAGAACTGCCTTTTGAGGCTGAAAAG TCTGCAGCCAGTTCTGCGAATGGGAGCATGTACAGCCTTTTAAAGATGATGCATCATTGTAGCCAGTGTAGCCTTCAGAAACCTGAGGTGACTGAGCCTAGATGTCTTTACAGACCTACCAGAAAAACCTCACGGTACAAAGCTGTACCTCAGGACTCGGAAAAGTCCATTTCCATTTGTGACAATTTGTCTGAACTTTTGATGGCAATGCAAGATGAGCTGGACCAAATGAGTAT GGAGCATGAAGAACTActgaaacaaatgaaagaaactgaaagcCATTCAGTCTGTGATGACATAGAATGTGAACTAGAGCATTtagtaaagaaaatggaaattaaaggAGAACAAATTTCCAAACTGAGGAAGCATCAAGACAAT GTTTATAAACTGCAACAAAAAGTTCAAAACTCAAAGATGTTGAGCAACACTTCAGTTATTCAACGAGAAGATAGCAACCTTAAAGGatcaaagaacattaaaaatagccCCAGAAAATGTTTGAATGAAACTAACCCTTTTCAGAAAAACAACAATTTTCATCCAGTACAAGTTCATAATCTTCAAATGAAATTAAGAAGAGATGATATCATGTGGGAACAGTAA
- the Cep57l1 gene encoding centrosomal protein CEP57L1 isoform X2, which yields MDSELIPSVIGSYIKPPERVFVSSFTKNESELPPKMNQNCHPLNLEVTSPKMFHSPNSQALILALKTLQEKIHRLELERTQAEDNLNILSREAAQYKKALENETNERNLAHQELIKQKKGISLQLRSAQSRCTLLEKQLEYTKRMVLNVEREKNMILEQQAQLQREKEQDQLKLHAKLEKLDVLEKECFRLTTTQKTAEDKIKHLEEKLTEEEHQRKLFQDKASEKTKSLKRGPTQQIYSKLRELPFEAEKSAASSANGSMYSLLKMMHHCSQCSLQKPEVTEPRCLYRPTRKTSRYKAVPQDSEKSISICDNLSELLMAMQDELDQMSMEHEELLKQMKETESHSVCDDIECELEHLVKKMEIKGEQISKLRKHQDNVYKLQQKVQNSKMLSNTSVIQREDSNLKGSKNIKNSPRKCLNETNPFQKNNNFHPVQVHNLQMKLRRDDIMWEQ from the exons ATGGATTCAGAATTAATACCTAGTGTAATAGGAAGCTATATTAAACCTCCAGAAAGAGTATTTGTTTCATCATTCACCAAAAATGAATCAGAATTGCCACCCAAGATGAATCAGAATTGCCACCCTTTGAACTTAGAAGTCACCTCTCCTAAAATGTTTCATAGCCCAAATAGCCAAG CTCTTATTTTGGCCTTAAAAACTCTTCAGGAAAAGATTCATCGTTTAGAGCTGGAGAGAACACAAGCTGAAGATAACCTGAACATTCTTTCTAGAGAAGCAGCGCAGTATAAAAAGGCCTTGGAGaatgaaacaaatgagagaaatcTGGCACACCAGGAACTGATAAAGcagaaaaaag GTATAAGTTTACAGTTACGCTCAGCCCAGTCACGCTGTACTCTTCTAGAGAAGCaactagaatatacaaagagaaTGGTTCTCAATGTAGAACGAGAAAAGAATATGATCTTAGAACAACAG GCCCAGCTTCAAAGGGAAAAAGAACAAGATCAGTTGAAGCTGCATGCAAAACTTGAAAAGCTTGATGTCTTAGAAAAAGAGTGTTTTAGATTGACAACAACTCAGAAAACTGCTGAG gACAAGATTAAACATCTAGAAGAAAAACTTACAGAAGAAGAGCATCAACGTAAGCTGTTTCAAGACAAGGCTTCAGAg aaaactaaaagtttaaaaagaggaCCAACTCAGCAAATTTATTCAAAGCTTAGAGAACTGCCTTTTGAGGCTGAAAAG TCTGCAGCCAGTTCTGCGAATGGGAGCATGTACAGCCTTTTAAAGATGATGCATCATTGTAGCCAGTGTAGCCTTCAGAAACCTGAGGTGACTGAGCCTAGATGTCTTTACAGACCTACCAGAAAAACCTCACGGTACAAAGCTGTACCTCAGGACTCGGAAAAGTCCATTTCCATTTGTGACAATTTGTCTGAACTTTTGATGGCAATGCAAGATGAGCTGGACCAAATGAGTAT GGAGCATGAAGAACTActgaaacaaatgaaagaaactgaaagcCATTCAGTCTGTGATGACATAGAATGTGAACTAGAGCATTtagtaaagaaaatggaaattaaaggAGAACAAATTTCCAAACTGAGGAAGCATCAAGACAAT GTTTATAAACTGCAACAAAAAGTTCAAAACTCAAAGATGTTGAGCAACACTTCAGTTATTCAACGAGAAGATAGCAACCTTAAAGGatcaaagaacattaaaaatagccCCAGAAAATGTTTGAATGAAACTAACCCTTTTCAGAAAAACAACAATTTTCATCCAGTACAAGTTCATAATCTTCAAATGAAATTAAGAAGAGATGATATCATGTGGGAACAGTAA
- the Cep57l1 gene encoding centrosomal protein CEP57L1 isoform X4, with the protein MVLNVEREKNMILEQQAQLQREKEQDQLKLHAKLEKLDVLEKECFRLTTTQKTAEDKIKHLEEKLTEEEHQRKLFQDKASELQTGLEISKILMSSVSKSKLSKEKKKSSEKTKSLKRGPTQQIYSKLRELPFEAEKSAASSANGSMYSLLKMMHHCSQCSLQKPEVTEPRCLYRPTRKTSRYKAVPQDSEKSISICDNLSELLMAMQDELDQMSMEHEELLKQMKETESHSVCDDIECELEHLVKKMEIKGEQISKLRKHQDNVYKLQQKVQNSKMLSNTSVIQREDSNLKGSKNIKNSPRKCLNETNPFQKNNNFHPVQVHNLQMKLRRDDIMWEQ; encoded by the exons aTGGTTCTCAATGTAGAACGAGAAAAGAATATGATCTTAGAACAACAG GCCCAGCTTCAAAGGGAAAAAGAACAAGATCAGTTGAAGCTGCATGCAAAACTTGAAAAGCTTGATGTCTTAGAAAAAGAGTGTTTTAGATTGACAACAACTCAGAAAACTGCTGAG gACAAGATTAAACATCTAGAAGAAAAACTTACAGAAGAAGAGCATCAACGTAAGCTGTTTCAAGACAAGGCTTCAGAg CTTCAAACTGGACTTGAAATCAGTAAAATTTTAATGTCTTCAGTTTCAAAATCAAAactctcaaaggaaaaaaagaaatcttctgaG aaaactaaaagtttaaaaagaggaCCAACTCAGCAAATTTATTCAAAGCTTAGAGAACTGCCTTTTGAGGCTGAAAAG TCTGCAGCCAGTTCTGCGAATGGGAGCATGTACAGCCTTTTAAAGATGATGCATCATTGTAGCCAGTGTAGCCTTCAGAAACCTGAGGTGACTGAGCCTAGATGTCTTTACAGACCTACCAGAAAAACCTCACGGTACAAAGCTGTACCTCAGGACTCGGAAAAGTCCATTTCCATTTGTGACAATTTGTCTGAACTTTTGATGGCAATGCAAGATGAGCTGGACCAAATGAGTAT GGAGCATGAAGAACTActgaaacaaatgaaagaaactgaaagcCATTCAGTCTGTGATGACATAGAATGTGAACTAGAGCATTtagtaaagaaaatggaaattaaaggAGAACAAATTTCCAAACTGAGGAAGCATCAAGACAAT GTTTATAAACTGCAACAAAAAGTTCAAAACTCAAAGATGTTGAGCAACACTTCAGTTATTCAACGAGAAGATAGCAACCTTAAAGGatcaaagaacattaaaaatagccCCAGAAAATGTTTGAATGAAACTAACCCTTTTCAGAAAAACAACAATTTTCATCCAGTACAAGTTCATAATCTTCAAATGAAATTAAGAAGAGATGATATCATGTGGGAACAGTAA
- the Cep57l1 gene encoding centrosomal protein CEP57L1 isoform X3 produces the protein MDSELIPSVIGSYIKPPERVFVSSFTKNESELPPKMNQNCHPLNLEVTSPKMFHSPNSQALILALKTLQEKIHRLELERTQAEDNLNILSREAAQYKKALENETNERNLAHQELIKQKKGISLQLRSAQSRCTLLEKQLEYTKRMVLNVEREKNMILEQQAQLQREKEQDQLKLHAKLEKLDVLEKECFRLTTTQKTAEDKIKHLEEKLTEEEHQRKLFQDKASELQTGLEISKILMSSVSKSKLSKEKKKSSEKTKSLKRGPTQQIYSKLRELPFEAEKSAASSANGSMYSLLKMMHHCSQCSLQKPEVTEPRCLYRPTRKTSRYKAVPQDSEKSISICDNLSELLMAMQDELDQMSMEHEELLKQMKETESHSVCDDIECELEHLVKKMEIKGEQISKLRKHQDNGYGKRANAKHG, from the exons ATGGATTCAGAATTAATACCTAGTGTAATAGGAAGCTATATTAAACCTCCAGAAAGAGTATTTGTTTCATCATTCACCAAAAATGAATCAGAATTGCCACCCAAGATGAATCAGAATTGCCACCCTTTGAACTTAGAAGTCACCTCTCCTAAAATGTTTCATAGCCCAAATAGCCAAG CTCTTATTTTGGCCTTAAAAACTCTTCAGGAAAAGATTCATCGTTTAGAGCTGGAGAGAACACAAGCTGAAGATAACCTGAACATTCTTTCTAGAGAAGCAGCGCAGTATAAAAAGGCCTTGGAGaatgaaacaaatgagagaaatcTGGCACACCAGGAACTGATAAAGcagaaaaaag GTATAAGTTTACAGTTACGCTCAGCCCAGTCACGCTGTACTCTTCTAGAGAAGCaactagaatatacaaagagaaTGGTTCTCAATGTAGAACGAGAAAAGAATATGATCTTAGAACAACAG GCCCAGCTTCAAAGGGAAAAAGAACAAGATCAGTTGAAGCTGCATGCAAAACTTGAAAAGCTTGATGTCTTAGAAAAAGAGTGTTTTAGATTGACAACAACTCAGAAAACTGCTGAG gACAAGATTAAACATCTAGAAGAAAAACTTACAGAAGAAGAGCATCAACGTAAGCTGTTTCAAGACAAGGCTTCAGAg CTTCAAACTGGACTTGAAATCAGTAAAATTTTAATGTCTTCAGTTTCAAAATCAAAactctcaaaggaaaaaaagaaatcttctgaG aaaactaaaagtttaaaaagaggaCCAACTCAGCAAATTTATTCAAAGCTTAGAGAACTGCCTTTTGAGGCTGAAAAG TCTGCAGCCAGTTCTGCGAATGGGAGCATGTACAGCCTTTTAAAGATGATGCATCATTGTAGCCAGTGTAGCCTTCAGAAACCTGAGGTGACTGAGCCTAGATGTCTTTACAGACCTACCAGAAAAACCTCACGGTACAAAGCTGTACCTCAGGACTCGGAAAAGTCCATTTCCATTTGTGACAATTTGTCTGAACTTTTGATGGCAATGCAAGATGAGCTGGACCAAATGAGTAT GGAGCATGAAGAACTActgaaacaaatgaaagaaactgaaagcCATTCAGTCTGTGATGACATAGAATGTGAACTAGAGCATTtagtaaagaaaatggaaattaaaggAGAACAAATTTCCAAACTGAGGAAGCATCAAGACAAT
- the Cep57l1 gene encoding centrosomal protein CEP57L1 isoform X5 codes for MDSELIPSVIGSYIKPPERVFVSSFTKNESELPPKMNQNCHPLNLEVTSPKMFHSPNSQALILALKTLQEKIHRLELERTQAEDNLNILSREAAQYKKALENETNERNLAHQELIKQKKGISLQLRSAQSRCTLLEKQLEYTKRMVLNVEREKNMILEQQAQLQREKEQDQLKLHAKLEKLDVLEKECFRLTTTQKTAEDKIKHLEEKLTEEEHQRKLFQDKASELQTGLEISKILMSSVSKSKLSKEKKKSSEVCI; via the exons ATGGATTCAGAATTAATACCTAGTGTAATAGGAAGCTATATTAAACCTCCAGAAAGAGTATTTGTTTCATCATTCACCAAAAATGAATCAGAATTGCCACCCAAGATGAATCAGAATTGCCACCCTTTGAACTTAGAAGTCACCTCTCCTAAAATGTTTCATAGCCCAAATAGCCAAG CTCTTATTTTGGCCTTAAAAACTCTTCAGGAAAAGATTCATCGTTTAGAGCTGGAGAGAACACAAGCTGAAGATAACCTGAACATTCTTTCTAGAGAAGCAGCGCAGTATAAAAAGGCCTTGGAGaatgaaacaaatgagagaaatcTGGCACACCAGGAACTGATAAAGcagaaaaaag GTATAAGTTTACAGTTACGCTCAGCCCAGTCACGCTGTACTCTTCTAGAGAAGCaactagaatatacaaagagaaTGGTTCTCAATGTAGAACGAGAAAAGAATATGATCTTAGAACAACAG GCCCAGCTTCAAAGGGAAAAAGAACAAGATCAGTTGAAGCTGCATGCAAAACTTGAAAAGCTTGATGTCTTAGAAAAAGAGTGTTTTAGATTGACAACAACTCAGAAAACTGCTGAG gACAAGATTAAACATCTAGAAGAAAAACTTACAGAAGAAGAGCATCAACGTAAGCTGTTTCAAGACAAGGCTTCAGAg CTTCAAACTGGACTTGAAATCAGTAAAATTTTAATGTCTTCAGTTTCAAAATCAAAactctcaaaggaaaaaaagaaatcttctgaGGTATGCATATAA